One [Clostridium] saccharolyticum WM1 DNA segment encodes these proteins:
- a CDS encoding YgiQ family radical SAM protein, whose product MMHDYLPMSRADMKIRGWKQCDFIYVTGDAYVDHPSFGHAIISRLLEAHGYKVGMISQPDWKDRSSIQVLGEPRLGFLVSGGNMDSMVNHYSVSKKRRQQDAYTPGGVMGKRPDYAVTVYCNLIRSIYKKSPVIIGGIEASLRRLAHYDYWSDRLKHSILIDSQADLISYGMGERSIVEIADALNSGIDIKDITFIDGTVYKTDSLDSVYDALILPSFDKMKADKLEYAKSYFVQYNNTDPFTGKRLAEPYKDNLFVVQNPPAKPLSMEEMDEVYALPYMRNYHPSYEELGGVPAIREIKFSLISNRGCFGACSFCALTFHQGRIIQARSHDSLVEEARLLTEEPDFKGYIHDVGGPTADFRSPACEKQLTKGACPNRQCLFPEPCRNLKADHTDYIELLRKLRNLPKVKKVFIRSGIRFDYVLAEPGKKFLKELCQYHVSGQLKVAPEHVADKVLSKMGKPRNQVYRQFVKEYNDMNGRLGMKQYLVPYLMSSHPGSGLSEAVELAEYLRDLGYMPEQVQDFYPTPSTISTCMYYTGYDPRTMEKVYVPVNPHEKAMQRALIQYRNPKNHELVSEALRLAGRTDLIGYDKKCLIRPKTGASGDFSDSKAGKNYGSGKKTGIRGAEGRREPKKKTIRNVHKKAGKK is encoded by the coding sequence ATGATGCACGATTATCTTCCCATGAGCCGGGCTGATATGAAGATCCGGGGATGGAAGCAATGTGACTTTATTTATGTCACCGGCGATGCCTACGTGGACCATCCATCCTTTGGCCATGCCATCATCAGCCGCCTTTTGGAGGCCCATGGTTATAAGGTGGGTATGATATCCCAGCCGGACTGGAAAGACCGGTCCAGTATTCAGGTTTTAGGGGAGCCCCGCCTTGGATTCCTGGTTTCCGGCGGTAATATGGATTCCATGGTAAATCATTACTCTGTATCGAAAAAACGCAGGCAGCAGGACGCCTATACGCCGGGTGGAGTAATGGGAAAGCGGCCTGATTATGCGGTTACGGTTTACTGCAATCTGATCCGGTCAATATATAAAAAGTCACCGGTCATCATCGGCGGCATTGAAGCCAGCTTAAGGCGTCTGGCCCATTACGATTACTGGTCGGACCGGCTGAAGCATTCCATTCTCATTGATTCCCAGGCGGATCTGATCTCTTATGGGATGGGGGAAAGATCCATTGTGGAAATCGCAGATGCCTTAAACAGCGGGATTGATATTAAGGATATCACCTTTATAGACGGTACGGTTTATAAGACGGACAGTCTGGATTCCGTATACGATGCCCTGATCCTCCCTTCCTTTGACAAGATGAAGGCAGATAAGCTGGAATATGCTAAAAGTTATTTTGTTCAGTATAATAATACGGATCCGTTTACAGGAAAGCGCCTTGCCGAACCATATAAGGACAACCTGTTTGTGGTCCAGAATCCCCCTGCCAAGCCTCTTTCCATGGAGGAGATGGATGAGGTATATGCCCTTCCGTATATGAGAAATTACCATCCCTCCTATGAGGAGCTTGGAGGGGTTCCTGCCATACGGGAGATAAAATTCAGCCTGATCAGCAACCGGGGCTGCTTTGGTGCCTGCAGTTTCTGCGCCCTTACTTTTCATCAAGGCAGGATCATACAGGCCAGAAGTCATGATTCCCTTGTAGAAGAGGCCAGACTTTTGACAGAGGAGCCGGACTTTAAGGGATACATTCATGACGTAGGAGGGCCTACAGCTGATTTCAGATCGCCGGCCTGTGAAAAACAGCTGACGAAAGGAGCCTGCCCCAACCGGCAGTGCTTATTCCCGGAGCCTTGCAGGAATTTAAAAGCAGATCATACGGATTATATTGAGCTTTTAAGAAAGTTAAGAAACTTACCCAAGGTAAAAAAGGTTTTCATCCGCTCCGGGATACGGTTTGACTATGTGCTGGCGGAGCCTGGTAAAAAGTTTTTAAAGGAGCTTTGCCAATACCATGTCAGCGGGCAGCTGAAGGTTGCCCCGGAGCATGTGGCAGATAAGGTGCTTTCAAAGATGGGCAAACCCCGGAATCAGGTGTACCGACAGTTTGTAAAGGAATACAACGATATGAACGGACGCCTTGGCATGAAGCAGTATCTTGTCCCCTATTTAATGTCCTCTCATCCAGGCTCCGGGCTTTCAGAGGCAGTAGAACTGGCGGAATATTTACGGGATCTGGGATATATGCCGGAGCAGGTCCAGGATTTTTACCCGACCCCTTCCACCATATCTACCTGCATGTATTATACCGGATATGATCCGCGAACCATGGAAAAGGTGTATGTGCCGGTCAATCCTCATGAAAAGGCCATGCAAAGGGCTCTGATCCAGTACAGGAATCCGAAAAACCATGAACTGGTTTCCGAGGCGCTAAGGCTTGCCGGCCGGACCGACTTGATCGGATATGATAAGAAATGTCTGATCCGTCCGAAAACAGGCGCTTCAGGAGATTTTTCAGACAGCAAAGCAGGGAAAAATTACGGCAGCGGGAAGAAAACAGGGATCAGGGGGGCAGAAGGCAGACGGGAACCCAAGAAAAAGACCATAAGGAACGTCCATAAAAAAGCAGGAAAAAAATAA
- a CDS encoding HAD family hydrolase: protein MLEEKKAVIFDLDGTLVDSMWMWKSIDIEFLGSRGLACPDDLQKEIEGMSFTETAFYFKERFRLKESMEEIKAVWTEMSIEKYRNEVWLKPGAGEFLQFIAQKGLKAGIATSNGRQMVDAVIDSLNIGHYFQVVATSCEVTAGKPAPDIYLKVAGDLSVAPAHCLVFEDVPAGIMAGKRAGMTVCAIDDEFSREMEEEKRQLADYFIYDYHQILKRKVEKS, encoded by the coding sequence ATGTTAGAGGAAAAGAAAGCAGTGATTTTTGATCTGGATGGGACCCTGGTTGATTCCATGTGGATGTGGAAATCCATTGATATAGAATTTCTTGGCAGCAGAGGGCTTGCATGTCCGGATGATCTGCAAAAAGAAATCGAAGGAATGAGCTTTACGGAAACAGCCTTTTATTTTAAAGAGCGTTTCAGGCTGAAGGAATCCATGGAGGAGATCAAGGCTGTGTGGACAGAAATGTCCATTGAAAAGTACCGGAATGAGGTCTGGCTAAAGCCGGGAGCCGGTGAATTTCTCCAGTTTATTGCCCAAAAGGGATTAAAGGCTGGAATTGCCACCAGTAACGGCAGACAGATGGTGGATGCCGTGATTGATTCCTTAAATATCGGTCACTATTTTCAGGTAGTGGCTACTTCCTGTGAGGTGACGGCAGGAAAGCCTGCGCCTGATATTTATTTAAAGGTGGCCGGGGATCTTTCCGTGGCACCTGCTCATTGCTTGGTTTTTGAGGATGTGCCAGCCGGAATCATGGCCGGAAAGAGAGCTGGAATGACAGTTTGTGCCATTGATGATGAATTTTCCAGGGAAATGGAAGAGGAAAAACGGCAGCTGGCCGATTACTTTATCTACGACTATCACCAGATATTAAAAAGAAAGGTCGAAAAATCATGA
- the coaD gene encoding pantetheine-phosphate adenylyltransferase, with amino-acid sequence MRKAVYPGSFDPVTFGHLDIIERSARMSDHLIIGVLNNYSKTPLFSVEERVNMLKSLTKDLPNVEVIAFGGLLVDFVRANQADAVIRGLRAVTDFEYELQIAQTNRVMAPEIDTVFLTTNLKYSYLSSSIVKEIASYGGEINTFVPPCVAERVMKKMEDRMK; translated from the coding sequence ATGAGAAAAGCAGTGTACCCGGGTAGTTTTGATCCGGTAACCTTTGGCCATCTGGATATTATTGAACGATCCGCCAGGATGTCAGATCATTTAATCATAGGAGTTTTAAATAATTATTCAAAAACTCCGTTGTTTTCTGTAGAAGAACGTGTTAATATGTTAAAGAGCCTTACCAAAGACCTTCCCAATGTGGAGGTAATCGCGTTTGGCGGGCTTTTGGTTGATTTTGTACGAGCCAATCAGGCGGATGCGGTCATTCGCGGGCTACGGGCGGTAACGGATTTTGAATATGAATTGCAGATCGCACAGACAAACCGGGTTATGGCTCCGGAGATTGATACTGTGTTTTTGACGACGAATTTAAAATATTCTTACTTGAGTTCCAGCATTGTGAAGGAGATTGCCTCCTATGGCGGAGAGATAAACACGTTTGTGCCTCCATGTGTTGCTGAGCGTGTGATGAAAAAGATGGAAGATAGAATGAAATAA
- a CDS encoding M23 family metallopeptidase, which yields MMVILLFILILSVFQVTMIDYLYNNPTFYQLDAYTWESDDFRSLQLGKMVAEWDSLDYDTLTSLMVEHQYDLTGVKDPDTHTDRLLKVKPAEYRKLRQAYETLLSDLKFFPVPLTTLPGSPDISYQNGWMDTRTYGGERGHEGCDIMGTERPRGYYPVVSMSDGAVEKVGWLEKGGWRIGIRTPKGAYLYYAHLYGYSRQWKEGDAVKAGELLGFMGDTGYSQVEGTTGNFPVHLHVGIYLQTDHHEEMSVNPYWVLKYLEKYRLKYSY from the coding sequence ATGATGGTGATTCTTCTTTTCATCCTCATCCTCTCCGTTTTTCAGGTGACCATGATTGATTACCTGTACAATAATCCTACGTTCTATCAGCTTGATGCTTATACATGGGAAAGTGATGATTTCAGAAGCTTGCAGCTTGGAAAAATGGTGGCGGAATGGGACTCTCTTGATTATGATACCTTAACCTCCTTAATGGTGGAGCACCAGTATGATTTAACCGGAGTCAAAGACCCGGATACTCATACGGACAGACTTTTAAAGGTAAAGCCTGCGGAATACCGGAAGCTTCGTCAGGCATATGAAACCCTGTTAAGTGATTTGAAGTTTTTCCCGGTTCCCTTAACTACTTTGCCCGGTTCCCCTGATATAAGCTACCAGAACGGCTGGATGGATACCAGGACTTATGGAGGGGAACGGGGACATGAAGGATGCGACATCATGGGAACAGAACGGCCCAGAGGTTATTATCCGGTGGTCAGCATGAGCGACGGAGCAGTGGAAAAGGTGGGCTGGCTGGAAAAGGGCGGCTGGCGGATCGGAATCCGGACTCCGAAAGGGGCATATCTGTACTATGCCCATCTATACGGTTACAGCAGGCAGTGGAAGGAAGGAGACGCGGTAAAGGCAGGAGAGCTGCTGGGGTTTATGGGGGATACCGGCTACAGCCAGGTTGAGGGGACTACTGGTAATTTCCCGGTCCATTTGCATGTGGGGATTTATCTGCAGACCGACCATCATGAGGAGATGAGTGTGAATCCTTACTGGGTTTTAAAATATCTGGAGAAATACCGTTTGAAATATTCGTATTAG
- a CDS encoding nucleoside recognition protein: MKKSFFRLLSVAALVLLLRFPSTAFEGARNGLVLWGSVVVPTLLPFMICSNVIVALNAIRILIFPVRGILHRFFCLSDAGSYTLVSGLLCGYPMGARTCSDFMDNNLISEKEGKYLLAICNHPSPMFLLGYTAANLSPSVPVWLILACVYLPIIPLSFAARIYYGIHGPAKSLPIARESCKSFDESLMDSCEVMVKIGGYIMLFSILALYITTIPINVPQYKAVILGFVEITTGIKAVSQAFSGMSGGLWIGVVTAFGGLSGIFQTKSVIKNAGLSIRHYVTWKVLHSILTIILFILLSRFPLFL; encoded by the coding sequence ATGAAAAAATCCTTTTTCCGTCTGCTTTCCGTGGCGGCTTTGGTCCTGCTGCTCCGTTTTCCCTCCACAGCCTTTGAAGGGGCAAGAAACGGACTGGTATTATGGGGCTCTGTAGTCGTACCCACTCTTCTGCCGTTTATGATCTGTTCCAATGTCATCGTGGCCTTAAATGCAATCCGCATCCTTATTTTTCCCGTCAGGGGAATTTTACATCGATTCTTTTGCCTCTCAGATGCAGGCAGCTACACCCTGGTTTCCGGACTTTTGTGCGGCTACCCTATGGGAGCCAGAACCTGCAGTGATTTTATGGACAATAACCTCATCTCAGAAAAAGAGGGAAAATACCTTTTAGCCATCTGCAACCACCCAAGCCCCATGTTCCTGTTAGGCTATACCGCCGCAAACCTTTCTCCATCTGTGCCGGTCTGGCTGATCCTTGCCTGTGTCTACCTGCCTATCATTCCTCTTTCCTTTGCGGCCCGGATCTATTATGGCATTCACGGGCCGGCTAAATCTCTGCCCATTGCCAGGGAATCCTGCAAATCCTTTGACGAAAGCCTGATGGATTCCTGTGAGGTCATGGTTAAAATAGGGGGATATATCATGCTCTTTTCCATCCTGGCTCTTTACATAACTACGATTCCAATAAATGTTCCCCAATATAAGGCAGTCATCCTTGGATTTGTGGAAATCACTACCGGGATCAAGGCCGTCTCCCAGGCCTTTTCAGGAATGTCAGGCGGCTTATGGATCGGTGTGGTGACAGCATTCGGAGGTTTATCAGGCATCTTTCAGACAAAGAGTGTTATAAAAAATGCCGGATTATCCATCCGGCACTATGTAACCTGGAAAGTGCTTCACAGCATCCTTACCATCATACTATTTATTCTGTTGTCCCGATTTCCTCTGTTCCTGTAA
- a CDS encoding RsmB/NOP family class I SAM-dependent RNA methyltransferase yields the protein MQDGSDNVKERMISEEFLNKMNDLLGQEEYEAYLKTFEEERLYGLRVNTLKITPEKFTEMTALKLKPVPWIPNGFYYEGDERPAKDPYYYAGLYYLQEPSAMTPASLLNIVPGDKVLDLCAAPGGKSTELGAKLKGKGLLVSNDISSSRAKALLKNLELWGIGNICVTSEEPKKLKEAFGEFFDKILVDAPCSGEGMFRKDGDMVKSYEEHGPEYYAGIQREIMDQAVDMLVAGGFLLYSTCTFSLCENEDIIRRTLELHKDMELISLPLFEGASGGISLSGCLRLFPHKIRGEGHFMALLKKKGSPADHKAWEQETRKQPPLPEELSDFLSMVSMPMEQSRIRIKKDMVYYLPEYFPEYAGGLRYLRTGLLLGEMKKGRFEPGQAFAMALRPEEFKQTISWEKQDERVIRYLKGETISLKGEEGPLKGWCLVCVEGFPLGFAKGSGAALKNKYYPGWRWQ from the coding sequence ATGCAAGATGGGAGCGACAACGTGAAAGAACGAATGATTTCGGAAGAATTTTTAAATAAGATGAACGATTTATTAGGGCAGGAGGAGTATGAGGCATACTTAAAAACCTTTGAAGAAGAACGGCTGTATGGACTTCGTGTCAATACCCTCAAAATAACCCCGGAAAAATTTACAGAAATGACTGCCCTTAAGCTGAAGCCGGTACCCTGGATCCCAAACGGCTTTTACTATGAGGGAGACGAACGTCCGGCCAAAGATCCATATTATTACGCCGGACTTTATTATCTCCAGGAACCCAGTGCCATGACGCCGGCAAGCCTGCTGAACATAGTACCGGGGGATAAGGTCCTAGACCTATGTGCAGCGCCCGGAGGGAAAAGCACGGAACTGGGGGCAAAGCTGAAAGGAAAAGGACTTTTGGTGTCCAATGACATCAGCAGCTCCAGGGCAAAGGCATTGCTTAAGAACCTGGAATTGTGGGGAATCGGAAATATTTGTGTCACCAGTGAGGAACCAAAGAAATTAAAGGAAGCCTTCGGTGAATTTTTTGATAAGATACTGGTTGATGCTCCTTGCTCGGGAGAAGGGATGTTCCGCAAGGATGGGGATATGGTGAAAAGCTATGAAGAACACGGGCCGGAATATTATGCCGGGATCCAACGGGAGATTATGGATCAGGCGGTGGATATGCTGGTGGCCGGCGGATTTCTTTTATATTCCACCTGTACATTTTCCCTATGTGAAAATGAGGATATTATCAGAAGGACTCTGGAACTTCATAAGGATATGGAGCTGATCAGCCTTCCCCTTTTTGAAGGGGCCAGCGGCGGGATCAGCCTTTCCGGATGTCTTCGCCTCTTTCCTCATAAGATCAGGGGAGAAGGCCATTTTATGGCATTGCTGAAAAAGAAGGGATCACCGGCAGACCATAAAGCCTGGGAGCAAGAAACCAGGAAACAGCCTCCTCTTCCTGAGGAACTTTCGGATTTCCTGTCCATGGTTTCAATGCCTATGGAGCAATCCCGCATCCGGATCAAGAAGGATATGGTTTACTACTTACCGGAATATTTTCCGGAATATGCAGGCGGCCTGCGCTATCTAAGGACCGGTCTTTTGCTGGGAGAAATGAAAAAGGGACGTTTTGAACCGGGACAGGCCTTTGCCATGGCCTTAAGGCCGGAAGAGTTCAAACAGACCATTTCCTGGGAAAAGCAGGATGAAAGGGTGATCCGTTATTTAAAAGGAGAAACCATTTCCTTAAAAGGGGAGGAGGGACCTTTAAAAGGCTGGTGTCTTGTGTGTGTGGAAGGCTTTCCTCTTGGTTTTGCCAAGGGGAGCGGGGCTGCATTGAAAAATAAATACTATCCGGGATGGCGGTGGCAATAA
- the rsmD gene encoding 16S rRNA (guanine(966)-N(2))-methyltransferase RsmD yields the protein MRVIAGKARRLVLKTIEGQETRPTTDRIKETLFNMIQGDLPGCCFLDLFSGSGAIGIEALSRGAGLAVLVEQNPKAAECIRENLKTTKLEDDAIVMNCDVMTGLGRLEGKGHVFDLVFMDPPYQEGWEKRVLQYLADSPLIHEDTTIIVEAALETSFDYLEEMGYRIKRIKDYKTNKHVFVSR from the coding sequence ATGAGAGTGATTGCAGGAAAAGCCAGAAGGCTTGTTTTGAAGACGATAGAAGGACAGGAAACGCGGCCTACCACTGACAGGATTAAAGAAACACTTTTTAATATGATTCAGGGGGACTTGCCTGGCTGCTGTTTTTTGGATTTATTTTCCGGAAGCGGAGCCATCGGAATTGAGGCATTGAGCCGGGGTGCCGGACTGGCAGTTTTGGTGGAACAAAATCCAAAGGCAGCAGAATGCATCCGTGAAAATCTGAAGACTACTAAACTGGAAGATGACGCTATTGTCATGAACTGTGACGTTATGACCGGGCTTGGCAGGCTGGAAGGAAAGGGGCATGTGTTTGATTTGGTATTTATGGATCCTCCGTATCAGGAAGGCTGGGAAAAGAGGGTTTTGCAGTACCTGGCTGATTCACCGCTGATCCATGAGGATACCACCATCATCGTGGAGGCGGCCCTGGAAACCTCTTTTGACTATCTGGAGGAAATGGGGTACCGGATCAAAAGGATCAAGGATTATAAGACGAATAAACATGTATTTGTATCAAGGTAA
- a CDS encoding alpha/beta-type small acid-soluble spore protein gives MSGRSNTTNVPEAKEAMDRFKMEVANEIGVPLTNGYNGNLTSAQNGSVGGYMVKKMIEAQERQMAGK, from the coding sequence ATGTCAGGAAGATCTAATACTACAAATGTACCAGAAGCAAAAGAAGCAATGGATCGTTTTAAAATGGAAGTAGCCAACGAGATTGGTGTTCCTTTAACCAATGGTTACAACGGTAACTTAACTTCCGCTCAGAATGGTTCTGTAGGCGGTTATATGGTTAAGAAGATGATCGAAGCCCAGGAAAGACAGATGGCAGGTAAATAA
- a CDS encoding SDR family NAD(P)-dependent oxidoreductase, which produces MKIAIVTGASSGMGREFIMQIADRFNGIGEIWAIARRKERLEELSPLVPVKVRTFAIDLTDKSQLADLEELLMKEKPEVKWLINSAGYGKIGGVGTVNLGDEMGMVDLNCRALCAVTHMVLPYMSENSRIIQFSSAASFLPQPGFAIYSATKSFVLSYSRALNEELKKKEIYVTAVCPGPVKTEFFDIAETTGQIPLYKRIVMANPKKVVHLALRDSMMGRPVSVYGTTMKTFRLLCKTVPHTLIFRLMKGLMKTD; this is translated from the coding sequence ATGAAGATTGCCATTGTTACTGGTGCGTCTTCCGGCATGGGAAGAGAATTTATTATGCAGATTGCCGACCGTTTTAATGGGATTGGAGAAATATGGGCCATTGCCAGGAGAAAGGAACGGCTGGAGGAATTATCCCCTCTTGTTCCGGTAAAGGTCCGGACTTTTGCCATTGATCTGACGGATAAAAGTCAGCTGGCGGACTTAGAAGAACTCCTGATGAAAGAAAAGCCGGAGGTAAAGTGGCTGATCAATTCGGCAGGCTATGGAAAGATCGGCGGTGTGGGAACGGTAAACTTAGGGGATGAGATGGGCATGGTGGATTTAAATTGCAGGGCTCTTTGTGCTGTGACCCATATGGTTCTTCCTTATATGTCTGAAAACAGCCGGATCATACAGTTTTCTTCTGCCGCATCCTTTCTGCCTCAGCCTGGTTTTGCAATTTATTCGGCCACAAAATCTTTTGTGTTAAGCTACAGCAGAGCACTGAATGAAGAACTGAAAAAGAAGGAAATATATGTGACAGCCGTTTGTCCGGGGCCTGTAAAGACCGAATTTTTCGATATTGCAGAGACAACGGGACAGATTCCTCTTTATAAAAGGATCGTTATGGCCAATCCCAAAAAGGTGGTGCACCTTGCCTTACGTGACAGCATGATGGGCCGCCCGGTTTCCGTCTATGGAACTACCATGAAAACTTTCCGGCTTTTATGTAAAACAGTTCCTCATACCCTCATCTTCCGTCTTATGAAGGGGCTTATGAAGACTGATTAA
- a CDS encoding DUF975 family protein, translated as MSRKALKMDAKEAMREALVSPYMVTIILGVITLVLSVVQGFLDIWQGMIENAGAYDLGQTGAFAASSIIFMIISFILSTIIQFGYQSYCLKVANRDQTMSYGDLFGSAKYLLKALGLTLMMGLFTVLWTLLFIIPGIIAAYSYSQAIFIMVENPDKGVMQCIRESKEMMVGHKWEYFVLELSFILWQLLGLVTCGLAFIYVHPYTNVTLANYYNAIKPKTVVYEEVSMFE; from the coding sequence ATGAGTAGAAAAGCTTTAAAAATGGATGCAAAGGAAGCCATGAGAGAGGCTCTTGTGAGCCCTTATATGGTTACCATAATTTTGGGTGTTATCACCCTTGTATTGTCTGTTGTACAGGGTTTTCTGGATATATGGCAGGGTATGATCGAAAACGCCGGTGCTTATGATTTGGGTCAGACCGGAGCGTTTGCTGCCAGTAGCATTATTTTCATGATCATTTCCTTTATTCTCAGCACAATTATCCAGTTTGGGTATCAATCTTACTGTTTAAAGGTTGCAAACAGGGACCAGACTATGTCATATGGAGATTTGTTTGGAAGTGCAAAATATTTATTAAAAGCCTTAGGATTGACTTTAATGATGGGGCTGTTTACCGTGTTGTGGACCTTGCTTTTTATTATTCCGGGAATCATAGCTGCTTATAGCTATTCACAGGCCATTTTTATTATGGTTGAGAATCCGGATAAAGGCGTAATGCAATGCATCCGGGAAAGCAAGGAAATGATGGTGGGTCATAAATGGGAGTACTTTGTTCTGGAACTGTCCTTTATTTTATGGCAGCTTCTTGGTCTTGTCACCTGCGGTCTGGCTTTCATTTATGTACATCCTTATACAAATGTTACGCTAGCTAATTATTATAATGCAATAAAGCCGAAAACGGTTGTATATGAGGAAGTATCTATGTTTGAGTAA
- a CDS encoding pseudouridine synthase, producing the protein MKELRLDKYLTEMGEGTRSQIKEMARKGRIFVDGQPEKKTERKIHPEQNQVSVDGRPVSYVRYEYYMLNKPQGVVSATEDSRYDTVISLIKSRKRDDLFPVGRLDIDTEGLLLITNDGDLAHQLLSPKKHVDKVYFARIQGELPPDAKEQMEEGLVLSDGTPTMPAHLEVLKQGREESSLEILLTIREGKFHQVKRMFETLGCRVIYLKRMTMGSLTLDEALAPGEYRPLSEEEILNLKSH; encoded by the coding sequence ATGAAGGAGCTAAGACTTGATAAATATTTAACAGAAATGGGAGAAGGTACCCGCAGCCAGATCAAGGAAATGGCCAGAAAAGGCAGGATTTTCGTAGACGGACAACCGGAGAAAAAGACGGAGCGAAAGATCCATCCGGAACAAAATCAGGTTTCTGTGGATGGGCGTCCGGTGTCCTATGTACGGTATGAATATTATATGCTGAACAAGCCTCAGGGGGTGGTATCCGCCACTGAGGATTCCCGCTATGATACGGTGATCAGCCTTATTAAGTCGCGGAAGAGGGATGATCTTTTCCCGGTAGGCCGGCTGGACATTGACACAGAAGGGCTTCTTCTTATAACCAATGACGGAGATCTGGCCCATCAGCTTTTGTCTCCTAAAAAGCATGTAGATAAGGTTTATTTTGCCCGGATTCAGGGTGAGCTTCCCCCTGATGCAAAAGAGCAGATGGAGGAAGGGCTTGTGCTATCCGACGGAACGCCTACCATGCCTGCTCACCTGGAGGTGCTGAAGCAGGGAAGGGAGGAATCGTCTTTAGAAATCCTCCTGACCATACGGGAAGGAAAATTCCATCAGGTAAAACGGATGTTTGAAACTCTGGGCTGCCGTGTGATATACTTAAAAAGAATGACAATGGGAAGCCTTACTCTTGATGAAGCCTTGGCGCCGGGTGAATACCGCCCGCTTTCAGAAGAAGAGATCCTGAATTTAAAAAGTCATTGA
- the udk gene encoding uridine kinase — protein sequence MKCVIIGIAGGTGSGKSTFTNRLKAAFCDDIAVIYHDNYYKKQDELSFEERKKMNYDHPEAFETELLLKQLQMLRNGKAVECPVYDYSMHNRSQKVVKVEPKKVILVEGILVFADERLRQMFDIKIFVEADADERILRRVIRDVKERGRDIEGVVEQYLTTVKPMHYLYVEPTKPLADVIINSGMNEVAFQLVKTNIEKILETGEEDGSAFP from the coding sequence ATGAAGTGTGTGATAATTGGAATTGCCGGGGGGACCGGATCAGGGAAGTCTACGTTTACCAACCGGTTAAAGGCTGCGTTTTGCGATGACATAGCAGTTATTTACCATGATAATTATTATAAAAAGCAGGATGAGCTTTCTTTTGAAGAACGTAAGAAGATGAATTACGATCATCCGGAAGCTTTTGAAACAGAGCTTTTGCTGAAGCAGCTTCAGATGCTGCGGAATGGAAAAGCGGTTGAATGCCCTGTTTATGATTATTCCATGCACAACCGTTCTCAAAAAGTAGTAAAGGTGGAGCCCAAAAAGGTGATTCTGGTGGAGGGCATCCTGGTTTTTGCAGATGAGCGCTTAAGACAAATGTTTGATATAAAAATTTTTGTTGAGGCTGATGCCGACGAAAGGATCCTTCGCCGTGTAATCCGCGATGTAAAGGAAAGAGGCCGGGACATTGAAGGGGTTGTGGAGCAGTATCTTACAACCGTAAAGCCTATGCACTATTTATATGTAGAGCCTACAAAACCTTTGGCTGATGTTATTATAAACAGCGGCATGAACGAGGTTGCGTTCCAGTTGGTGAAAACCAATATTGAAAAGATCCTGGAGACCGGAGAAGAGGACGGAAGCGCTTTCCCATAA